Proteins encoded together in one Osmerus eperlanus chromosome 20, fOsmEpe2.1, whole genome shotgun sequence window:
- the LOC134006874 gene encoding zinc finger and BTB domain-containing protein 12-like, producing the protein MGMLCFRLPGHGDTTLKHMNSLRSKQHFCDITIVASGSQTFRGHKVVLAACSPFLRDQFLLNPSSKLQVSVLHSSSVLWDLLLSCYTGVLQFSHKEIVNYLTAASYLQMEHVVERCRGALNKYMQPRNPSPPQSIKTEEGYSLPSMSPVDHSSSAQSPGDTTDTHTQTPNDTCGSLDDSLIKVNILDDEESREDYGVDQVYIQETGQVIVTKREGDEADPTEGHVYLGTDSIMVEGDRAEGEGEDAASQATDLCISGFMREGLNALRRRLSEPKVGRGRGRGRGFKKRKWSSYNERRSVGVSFPEEWPFPTAGDITGQGFGLDFSQEALRAAYLAGELPQLDFRVGETQGEEATPGDAGGTAHYSLDEEGRLEMGAVPTDEGGDESVAVVGSTSSGAGPVACEHCGLTFPSAHSLAVHSRSTHLLYVCPCCGKHFHHSTNLDRHMSVHRGAKSHSCPLCFKTFTQKSTLCDHMNLHSGERPHHCAYCHARFAHKPALRRHLKEQHGKTTGQNSLHEQAEKQREQGEGGGGAASQ; encoded by the exons ATGGGGATGCTGTGTTTCCGGTTACCCGGTCACGGTGACACCACCCTGAAGCACATGAACTCGCTGAGGTCCAAGCAGCACTTCTGTGATATCACCATTGTAGCGAGCGGCAGCCAGACGTTTCGGGGACACAAGGTGGTGCTGGCTGCCTGCTCTCCATTCCTCAGAGATCAGTTCTTGCTCAACCCTTCCTCAAAACTACAG gtaTCAGTGCTTCACAGTTCCAGTGTGCTATGGGACCTGCTCCTGTCCTGTTACACTGGGGTGCTGCAGTTCAGCCACAAGGAGATCGTGAACTACCTGACGGCCGCTAGCTACCTGCAGATGGAGCACGTTGTGGAGAGATGTCGAGGAGCCCTGAACAAATACATGCAGCCTAGGAACCCCAGTCCACCCcag AGCATAAAAACAGAGGAAGGCTATTCGCTTCCCTCTATGTCACCAGTAGACCATTCCTCTTCTGCACAGTCCCCGGGTGataccactgacacacacacccagacacccaaCGATACCTGCGGCTCACTGGATGATTCCCTGATAAAG GTGAATATCTTAGACGATGAGGAGTCCAGAGAAGACTATGGAGTCGACCAGGTGTACATTCAGGAGACCGGGCAGGTGATTGTCACCAAAAGAGAGGGTGACGAAGCAGACCCCACGGAGGGGCATGTTTACCTGGGGACGGACAGCATCATGGTGGAGGGTGACAGggcagagggggaaggggaagacGCCGCCTCACAAGCAACAGATCTGTGTATTAGCGGATTCATGAGGGAGGGGCTCAACGCTCTGAGACGCCGTTTGTCTGAGCCTAAAGTGGGTCGGGGGAGGGGTCGGGGGAGGGGGTTTAAGAAGAGGAAATGGAGCTCCTACAACGAGAGGAGGTCTGTAGGGGTTTCCTTTCCAGAAGAGTGGCCCTTTCCTACCGCAGGGGACATCACGGGGCAGGGCTTCGGCCTGGACTTCAGCCAGGAGGCACTGAGGGCGGCCTACCTGGCTGGCGAGCTCCCACAGCTGGACTTCAGGGTCGGGGAGACTCAAGGAGAGGAGGCCACccctggagatgctggtggtaCAGCCCATTATAGCTTGGATGAGGAAGGTCGACTGGAGATGGGGGCCGTACCAACGGACGAAGGGGGTGACGAGTCCGTGGCAGTGGTAGGGTCCACTTCCAGTGGGGCGGGTCCTGTGGCATGTGAGCACTGTGGACTAACGTTCCCCTCGGCCCACTCGCTGGCCGTCCACTCCCGCTCCACCCACCTGCTGTACGTGTGCCCTTGCTGTGGGAAGCACTTCCACCACTCCACCAACCTGGACCGTCACATGAGCGTCCACCGGGGGGCCAAGTCCCACAGCTGCCCGCTGTGCTTCAAGACCTTCACCCAGAAGTCCACGCTGTGCGACCACATGAACCTTCACAGCGGCGAGCGGCCGCACCACTGTGCCTACTGTCACGCTCGCTTCGCCCACAAGCCCGCCCTGCGGCGCCACCTGAAGGAGCAGCACGGGAAGACAACGGGGCAGAACTCTCTCCACGAGCAGGCGGAGAagcagagggagcagggagaagggggggggggggcggcctcTCAATGA